Proteins co-encoded in one Candidatus Nomurabacteria bacterium genomic window:
- a CDS encoding carbohydrate kinase family protein, translating to MSQQYDFVAIGDILIDAFIQLNKDQADVSIDMDTGRKTLQMPFGSKLPYDNVVVVPAVGNSPNAAVSAHRLGLETALVTNLGHDKFGKECIDALRQEGIHTDFVKIHEDKVTNYHYVLRYGPERTILINHEHYPYSLPDFPVAPKFFYFSSVGEHGLPYHHEIAEYVKNNETKLAFQPGTFQIKVGYEEIRDVYEATEIFFCNKEEAQEILKTTEQHIPTLIRGIRELGPTIPVVTDGPNGAFTVDADDQAWHMPMYPDPAPPVDRTGAGDSFSSTFTAAIILGKDPAEALAWGPINSMNVVQYVGAQAGLLPREELLKYLESRPEDYVAKKID from the coding sequence ATGTCACAACAATATGATTTCGTAGCCATTGGCGACATTTTGATTGACGCCTTTATCCAATTAAATAAAGACCAGGCTGATGTTTCCATTGATATGGACACTGGCCGCAAGACCTTGCAAATGCCCTTCGGCAGCAAGCTGCCGTACGACAACGTCGTGGTAGTGCCAGCCGTCGGCAACTCACCAAACGCTGCAGTATCGGCACACCGACTTGGCCTTGAGACCGCACTCGTCACCAACCTCGGTCACGATAAGTTTGGTAAGGAGTGTATCGATGCACTCCGACAAGAAGGGATTCATACCGACTTTGTGAAGATTCATGAAGACAAGGTAACCAACTACCACTACGTACTTCGGTATGGCCCAGAGCGAACGATCCTCATCAACCACGAGCATTACCCGTACTCACTACCCGACTTCCCGGTAGCACCGAAGTTCTTCTACTTCTCTTCGGTTGGCGAACACGGTCTCCCCTACCATCATGAAATTGCCGAGTACGTAAAAAATAACGAGACCAAGCTCGCCTTCCAACCAGGCACCTTCCAGATCAAGGTAGGATACGAAGAAATTCGCGACGTCTACGAAGCTACTGAAATCTTCTTCTGCAACAAAGAAGAAGCTCAGGAAATTCTGAAGACCACGGAACAGCACATCCCAACCCTCATTCGCGGTATCCGCGAACTTGGCCCAACGATTCCGGTAGTAACGGACGGTCCGAACGGTGCCTTCACCGTAGACGCCGACGATCAGGCCTGGCACATGCCAATGTACCCAGACCCAGCACCACCAGTGGATCGCACCGGCGCTGGAGACTCATTCTCCTCAACCTTCACCGCAGCGATTATCCTCGGCAAAGACCCAGCCGAAGCCCTCGCTTGGGGACCAATCAATTCAATGAATGTGGTGCAATACGTCGGTGCACAAGCCGGCTTACTCCCCCGCGAAGAACTGCTCAAGTATCTCGAATCACGACCAGAAGATTACGTGGCTAAGAAGATTGATTAA
- a CDS encoding lytic murein transglycosylase, translating into MATKSYCCDIEKVYHWAGAEEGLMVSTTGGSEASAQVRTAEKLSIGLSSLAVARLWYNVGMIQRIAAAFFILIFLLPPTTASSETDAERRKRLETELQNVERQILTQQRLVEDKQQERQSLERDITIIEGEIKKAQLGIQARSLAIAQLSDQIGEKEVVLDILAERLEKQQESLADLVRKSALVDEYSLVEVMLSKQSFSEFFTDVATYQSIKESLNESLGALHEIRRDTVEQKNDLENKQQTEAEMKRIQELQKEEIEDKEAEKHEILTVTKGEEAQYQALLESQRKTAAQLRNALFTLLGGGGGIPFPEAVSLAQYASKVTGVDAALILAILEQETNIGSNLGSCLFTDSHSARPVMHPTRDEPVFLAIADILGFDPFTRTVSCPIMQNGSRVGWGGAMGPSQFIPSTWAIYGGIINNGSGWVYDKNSDAIRRINGTNSPANPFNNKDAFIATALLLRDNGANGTYSGDRLAALRYYAGWGGASNPANAFYGDQVMNRKSRLAQEIQILGS; encoded by the coding sequence ATGGCTACGAAATCATATTGTTGTGACATAGAAAAAGTATACCACTGGGCGGGTGCGGAGGAGGGTTTGATGGTGAGTACTACGGGCGGAAGCGAAGCTTCCGCCCAAGTGCGTACAGCAGAAAAGCTATCCATAGGTTTGTCGAGTTTGGCTGTGGCGCGCCTCTGGTATAATGTCGGCATGATACAGAGGATTGCTGCCGCCTTTTTTATTTTAATATTCTTGCTGCCGCCAACGACCGCATCAAGCGAAACTGACGCAGAGCGACGCAAGCGTCTTGAGACTGAGCTGCAGAATGTTGAGCGGCAAATTCTCACGCAACAGCGCTTAGTGGAAGACAAGCAACAAGAACGTCAATCGCTCGAGCGCGACATTACCATTATTGAAGGTGAGATTAAAAAAGCGCAGCTTGGTATTCAGGCGCGCTCACTGGCGATCGCACAACTCTCTGACCAAATTGGTGAGAAGGAAGTTGTGCTCGATATCTTGGCTGAACGTCTGGAGAAGCAGCAAGAATCTCTTGCAGATTTAGTACGGAAGTCTGCACTGGTAGATGAGTACTCTTTGGTAGAGGTTATGCTGAGTAAGCAAAGTTTCTCAGAATTTTTTACTGACGTCGCCACATATCAGTCAATCAAAGAATCACTCAATGAATCCCTTGGTGCACTCCATGAAATTCGGCGTGATACTGTCGAGCAAAAAAATGACCTTGAAAATAAGCAGCAGACCGAGGCTGAGATGAAGCGTATCCAGGAGTTACAGAAAGAAGAAATTGAGGACAAGGAAGCTGAGAAACATGAAATTCTGACTGTTACAAAAGGGGAGGAGGCACAGTATCAAGCACTCTTAGAGTCACAACGTAAGACTGCTGCGCAGCTACGAAACGCACTCTTTACGCTGCTTGGTGGAGGTGGTGGCATCCCGTTCCCCGAGGCTGTTTCTTTGGCACAGTACGCCTCGAAGGTGACAGGAGTTGATGCGGCACTGATTTTGGCTATTCTCGAACAAGAGACCAACATTGGCTCAAACCTTGGTAGCTGCCTTTTTACCGATAGTCATAGTGCTCGCCCAGTAATGCATCCGACGCGTGACGAGCCAGTCTTCTTGGCGATTGCAGATATTCTTGGGTTCGATCCATTTACTCGCACGGTGTCATGTCCAATTATGCAAAACGGTTCCCGTGTGGGATGGGGAGGTGCGATGGGACCATCGCAGTTCATTCCGTCTACTTGGGCGATTTATGGCGGCATTATAAATAATGGTAGTGGCTGGGTGTACGATAAGAATTCTGATGCGATTCGTCGTATCAATGGTACTAATAGTCCAGCAAACCCATTCAATAATAAAGACGCGTTCATTGCGACTGCGCTCTTGCTTCGCGACAATGGCGCGAATGGCACGTATAGTGGCGACCGCCTGGCTGCGCTGCGATACTATGCCGGCTGGGGAGGGGCCTCAAATCCTGCCAATGCTTTCTATGGTGACCAGGTAATGAATCGTAAATCTCGCTTGGCACAGGAAATTCAGATTCTGGGAAGCTAG
- the pheS gene encoding phenylalanine--tRNA ligase subunit alpha — protein MQTPKGHQHPLTQMIAEINSIFAEIGFVFAEGPEAETEHYNFDRLNVPKDHPSRDMQDTFWFKAKDVREPMVLRTHTSPVQARYMEAHKDQLPIRIIAPGKVFRNEATDATHEAQFYQLEGLYVDADVNLGHLKGTLEYFFSKFFNGKTEVRFRPSFFPFVEPGFEVDMKILEGEGKLVGKWIEVMGAGMVHPNVLRDSGLDPEKYSGFAFGIGIDRLGVMKYGIDDIRDYYTGDLRFVNQF, from the coding sequence ATGCAAACACCAAAAGGACACCAGCATCCGCTCACGCAGATGATCGCGGAGATTAATAGTATTTTTGCTGAGATTGGTTTCGTGTTTGCGGAAGGTCCGGAGGCGGAGACAGAGCACTACAACTTTGATCGTCTCAACGTGCCGAAGGATCATCCGTCACGAGACATGCAGGACACCTTTTGGTTTAAGGCAAAAGACGTGCGTGAACCAATGGTGCTCCGTACCCACACAAGTCCGGTACAAGCGCGCTATATGGAAGCGCATAAAGACCAGCTGCCGATTCGTATCATTGCGCCAGGGAAAGTGTTTCGAAATGAGGCGACTGATGCAACTCATGAAGCGCAGTTCTATCAGCTCGAAGGGCTGTATGTTGATGCTGATGTAAACCTGGGACACCTCAAGGGTACGCTTGAGTATTTCTTCTCGAAGTTTTTCAACGGCAAGACAGAAGTGCGTTTCCGGCCGAGCTTCTTTCCGTTTGTTGAGCCAGGGTTTGAGGTAGATATGAAAATTCTTGAAGGTGAAGGGAAGCTCGTAGGGAAGTGGATTGAAGTGATGGGTGCTGGTATGGTACATCCAAATGTACTGCGTGATTCAGGTCTTGATCCCGAGAAATATTCTGGCTTTGCCTTTGGGATCGGTATCGATCGCCTCGGCGTAATGAAGTACGGTATTGATGATATTCGCGATTATTACACGGGCGATCTCCGCTTTGTTAATCAGTTCTAA
- a CDS encoding phenylalanine--tRNA ligase subunit beta encodes MKVVHSWLKDYLGDALPEVSEVEELLTKHAFEIDGVEEVAGESVIDVDVLPNRSSDCLSHRGVARELASILDVSLASDPLTAAITIPEITDIKISVADEVACPRFTAVLMEGIEIKESPAWLKARLEALGQRSINNIVDATNYVMFALGQPMHAYDADKIPKVDGVLQIGVRMSKEGETVNLLGESGSTENRTIELQGTELLIVDGNDVPVGLAGIKGGRFAELGADTKNIILEAAYFHPTVIRKTARRLGILTDASKRFENEPSVELPGYAQQMIVELIAEIAGGTVRGMAEVRVPTVAMPEVMVTKARVNKLLGSDLSIEEIAALIARVGAKVDVKDDTSLAAVSPWERNDLKEEVDYIEEVGRLYGLDHITSVVPTAILITEVNPRQYYTEKIRQALLEIGFSEVITSSFAKKADIQLMNSLASDKSYVRKTLMKNIEAVLDANYIHSDLLGMDGMRVFEIGTVFEKTEDGIGEYTALTIGARLKGNGYNQKDDVVQQAGIAAAEAVLGAGLSWKIEKGVAELNVSEVLKNLPVPEAYDAYEKSAAVTYRRPSAYPAMSRDIALWVAGGEAAAAVKGTLTTAAGPLLVRDTLFDTFEKDGRTSYAFRFVFQSMERTLTDEEINGVMDAVYAVAKEKDWEVR; translated from the coding sequence ATGAAAGTAGTACACAGTTGGCTAAAAGACTATCTTGGCGATGCGCTTCCGGAGGTGAGTGAAGTAGAGGAGCTGCTCACCAAGCATGCGTTTGAAATTGATGGCGTGGAGGAAGTGGCTGGAGAGTCGGTGATTGATGTTGATGTATTGCCGAACCGCTCGAGTGATTGTCTCTCTCATCGAGGTGTTGCGCGCGAACTCGCGTCGATTTTAGATGTGTCACTTGCGAGTGATCCGCTTACCGCCGCAATTACCATTCCAGAAATTACCGATATCAAAATCTCGGTAGCTGACGAAGTTGCTTGTCCGCGCTTCACAGCTGTTTTGATGGAGGGGATTGAAATTAAGGAATCGCCGGCGTGGCTGAAGGCTCGCCTCGAAGCGCTCGGGCAGCGGTCTATCAATAATATAGTGGACGCGACCAACTACGTGATGTTTGCACTCGGGCAGCCTATGCATGCGTATGATGCGGATAAAATTCCTAAGGTAGACGGCGTGCTGCAGATTGGCGTGCGTATGTCCAAGGAAGGGGAGACGGTGAATCTTCTTGGTGAGAGTGGTTCTACTGAAAATCGCACTATCGAGCTGCAGGGTACTGAGCTGTTGATTGTAGATGGTAATGATGTGCCCGTGGGGCTTGCGGGGATTAAGGGCGGGCGGTTTGCGGAGCTTGGCGCAGACACCAAAAATATCATTCTTGAAGCGGCGTATTTTCACCCGACGGTTATTCGCAAAACCGCCCGCCGCTTAGGCATCCTAACTGACGCCTCAAAACGCTTTGAAAATGAACCATCAGTTGAGCTGCCGGGCTATGCGCAGCAGATGATTGTAGAGCTTATTGCAGAAATTGCTGGTGGTACAGTGCGTGGTATGGCGGAGGTTCGTGTACCAACGGTAGCTATGCCAGAGGTGATGGTAACTAAAGCGCGCGTAAACAAACTGCTCGGCTCTGATTTGTCTATTGAAGAAATTGCCGCGCTCATTGCGCGTGTTGGTGCAAAAGTGGATGTAAAAGATGACACATCGCTTGCTGCTGTATCGCCTTGGGAACGCAATGATCTCAAGGAAGAAGTTGATTACATTGAAGAAGTAGGGCGCCTCTATGGACTTGATCACATTACTTCGGTTGTGCCTACGGCTATTCTGATTACAGAAGTAAATCCTCGTCAGTATTACACTGAGAAAATTCGCCAGGCACTGCTTGAGATTGGGTTCTCAGAAGTGATTACTTCTTCATTCGCTAAAAAAGCTGATATTCAGCTCATGAATTCACTAGCAAGCGACAAGAGCTACGTACGCAAGACGCTCATGAAAAATATCGAGGCGGTCCTTGATGCAAACTATATCCATAGCGATTTGCTTGGGATGGATGGTATGCGTGTATTTGAAATTGGCACCGTCTTTGAAAAGACTGAAGATGGCATAGGAGAGTATACTGCGCTCACTATCGGTGCGCGTCTTAAGGGTAATGGTTACAATCAAAAAGACGATGTGGTACAGCAGGCTGGTATCGCGGCAGCAGAGGCAGTGCTTGGTGCTGGGCTTTCATGGAAGATCGAAAAGGGAGTAGCTGAACTGAATGTGAGCGAAGTGCTCAAGAACCTTCCGGTGCCCGAAGCATATGACGCGTATGAAAAATCAGCGGCAGTCACGTACCGTCGACCATCTGCGTATCCAGCGATGTCGCGAGACATTGCGTTGTGGGTGGCCGGCGGCGAAGCAGCTGCGGCAGTAAAGGGCACGCTTACTACCGCCGCCGGCCCACTATTAGTACGAGACACGCTCTTCGACACCTTCGAAAAGGATGGTCGCACGTCGTACGCGTTTCGTTTTGTCTTCCAGTCTATGGAACGCACGCTGACTGATGAAGAGATAAATGGCGTAATGGACGCTGTTTACGCAGTGGCTAAAGAGAAGGACTGGGAAGTGAGGTAA
- a CDS encoding glycosyltransferase family 2 protein translates to MDLKDQSHLLPYARRSDFKVARATELSGKDRRFYRFLEILPGVAAWGTIIGIILASMYAPFFAAYFIIAFAIYWVLKTIFLSYHVRYNWKRLKHHMELDWGKLITRFEYDHFYHLVIFPFYEEPREVLEGAIQGLKKSKYNPERLIVVLAAEERAGEEATALATEMEVKYGKDFGHFLVTTHPANTLGEIAGKGSNTHHALHEVKRKVIDVHNIPLKDVLVSIFDVDTVIYPDYFNCLIWYFMTVENPYKSAFQPVPLFTNNLWDAPALSRVMAMSSTFWQMIMQERPDKAATFSSHSVSFQALYEIGYGQPNVVSEDSRIYWNLLVANDGYFDVISLSYPIAMDATTAPSMWGTVKNIYKQHRRWTYGVENWVYLIYHFTKNKNIPLKRRWSIALLQGEGYWSLVTNPIMLFILGWAPIFLGTREFHETVLSYELPLMVRNLLIVAMGGLVVSSVISLSLTPPRPDHHSRFRYVVMAVQWIMVPMTMIVFSAIPGLDAQTRLMFGRYMGFWVTPKRLK, encoded by the coding sequence ATGGATCTTAAAGACCAGTCGCATTTACTGCCGTATGCGCGCCGTTCCGATTTTAAAGTAGCGCGAGCCACCGAACTTTCAGGGAAAGATCGTCGTTTTTATCGCTTCTTAGAAATCTTACCAGGCGTTGCTGCGTGGGGTACTATCATTGGTATTATTCTCGCGTCAATGTACGCGCCGTTTTTTGCTGCGTACTTTATTATTGCCTTTGCTATCTACTGGGTGCTCAAAACTATCTTTCTTTCGTATCACGTGCGATACAACTGGAAGCGACTGAAGCATCACATGGAGCTCGATTGGGGTAAGCTCATCACTCGATTTGAGTACGACCACTTTTACCACTTGGTAATCTTTCCATTTTACGAAGAGCCTCGTGAAGTGCTTGAGGGTGCCATTCAGGGCCTGAAAAAATCTAAGTACAATCCAGAGCGACTCATTGTTGTCTTGGCTGCTGAAGAGCGAGCAGGGGAAGAGGCGACGGCGCTTGCTACAGAAATGGAGGTAAAGTACGGGAAAGATTTCGGTCACTTCCTCGTAACCACTCACCCAGCCAATACCCTTGGTGAAATTGCTGGCAAGGGTTCAAACACACACCACGCCCTTCATGAAGTGAAGCGAAAGGTGATTGATGTACATAATATTCCGCTGAAGGATGTATTGGTGTCTATTTTTGATGTAGACACGGTGATTTATCCTGACTACTTCAACTGTCTTATCTGGTATTTCATGACGGTCGAAAATCCGTATAAGAGCGCCTTCCAGCCGGTGCCACTCTTTACCAACAATCTCTGGGATGCGCCGGCACTCTCACGCGTAATGGCTATGTCGAGCACGTTCTGGCAGATGATTATGCAGGAACGACCAGACAAGGCGGCGACATTTTCTTCGCACTCTGTGAGCTTTCAGGCGCTCTATGAAATCGGCTATGGACAGCCAAATGTCGTAAGTGAAGACTCACGTATCTACTGGAATCTTCTCGTGGCAAACGATGGTTACTTCGATGTAATTTCGCTCTCGTATCCAATCGCTATGGATGCAACCACCGCACCAAGCATGTGGGGGACGGTGAAGAATATCTATAAGCAGCATCGCCGCTGGACGTATGGAGTCGAGAACTGGGTGTACCTCATCTATCATTTCACCAAGAATAAAAACATTCCACTAAAGCGTCGCTGGTCAATTGCGCTCTTGCAAGGTGAAGGATATTGGTCGCTCGTGACCAACCCTATCATGCTCTTTATTCTCGGGTGGGCGCCGATTTTCCTTGGTACACGAGAATTTCATGAGACAGTACTTTCATACGAGCTTCCACTCATGGTGCGCAATCTTTTGATTGTAGCAATGGGAGGGTTGGTGGTATCTTCAGTAATCTCGCTTTCATTAACACCGCCACGGCCAGATCATCATAGTCGTTTTCGTTATGTCGTGATGGCGGTGCAGTGGATTATGGTCCCAATGACCATGATTGTCTTCAGTGCAATTCCCGGACTTGATGCGCAGACACGTCTTATGTTTGGGAGATATATGGGATTCTGGGTGACGCCAAAACGATTAAAATAA
- a CDS encoding PCRF domain-containing protein, producing the protein MDFNQDKLAEFKENQKTQFLASQFESELAKLREAEELAASDPEMAELAQEEITRLTEQLQGQFSEMERIIEANKEEEARPYGVVLEVRAGAGGDEASLFAGELANMYLKYAENNNWQRSTTHVSATEAGGYKEAVFEILSPVVYDHLRYETGVHRVQRVPATEKQGRIHTSTASVAILPMRKKSTIEINPGDIDMEFSRSGGAGGQNVNKVETAVRLVHRPTGIDVRSETERSQLKNREKAMTILIAKLESLHEEEEAKKHAETRKNQIGTGDRSEKIRTYNFPQNRITDHRIKQSWHTIEATFAGNLGPIVEALQAVAAGGEIGTDEE; encoded by the coding sequence ATGGATTTTAACCAAGACAAACTAGCTGAATTTAAAGAAAATCAGAAGACGCAATTTTTGGCGTCGCAGTTTGAGAGTGAGCTGGCGAAGCTCCGTGAAGCAGAAGAGCTTGCTGCATCAGATCCAGAAATGGCGGAGCTGGCGCAGGAAGAAATCACCAGACTGACTGAACAGCTCCAAGGGCAGTTTTCAGAAATGGAACGCATCATCGAAGCTAATAAGGAAGAAGAAGCTCGCCCGTATGGAGTGGTCCTTGAAGTGCGGGCGGGTGCTGGAGGGGACGAAGCGTCGCTGTTTGCAGGTGAGCTTGCGAATATGTATTTGAAGTACGCTGAGAATAATAACTGGCAGCGCTCTACGACGCATGTTTCTGCGACTGAAGCCGGCGGCTACAAAGAAGCAGTATTTGAAATTTTAAGTCCCGTAGTCTACGACCATCTTCGCTACGAGACAGGTGTGCATCGCGTGCAGCGCGTGCCAGCAACCGAAAAGCAGGGACGTATTCATACTTCGACCGCATCGGTAGCGATTCTTCCGATGCGTAAAAAGTCCACGATCGAAATTAACCCCGGCGACATCGACATGGAATTCTCACGCTCAGGTGGGGCAGGGGGGCAGAACGTAAACAAGGTAGAAACTGCTGTACGTCTCGTGCACCGGCCAACTGGTATTGATGTACGCTCTGAGACTGAGCGCTCACAGCTAAAGAACCGCGAAAAGGCGATGACGATTTTGATTGCGAAGCTTGAGTCACTTCACGAAGAAGAGGAGGCAAAGAAGCATGCGGAAACGCGCAAGAATCAAATCGGTACCGGCGACCGCTCAGAAAAAATCCGCACCTACAACTTCCCGCAAAACCGCATCACTGATCATCGCATCAAGCAAAGTTGGCACACTATTGAGGCTACCTTTGCTGGTAATCTCGGACCGATTGTCGAGGCCTTGCAGGCCGTAGCGGCTGGAGGAGAGATTGGGACCGATGAGGAGTAA
- a CDS encoding type B 50S ribosomal protein L31: MQKDIHPENYRMVIFHDNSSNERILIGSTIETDATDTWTDGNEYPLVQVDVTSASHPFYTGQEKVMDTAGRVDRFKQRMAKAGARTKKA, from the coding sequence ATGCAAAAAGATATTCATCCAGAAAACTACCGCATGGTAATCTTCCACGATAACTCATCAAATGAGCGTATCTTGATTGGTTCAACTATCGAGACAGACGCTACTGATACGTGGACAGATGGTAACGAGTACCCACTCGTTCAGGTAGACGTAACCAGCGCATCACATCCTTTCTACACTGGACAGGAAAAGGTGATGGACACCGCCGGTCGCGTGGATCGCTTCAAGCAGCGTATGGCCAAGGCTGGCGCTCGCACCAAGAAGGCATAA
- the rpsB gene encoding 30S ribosomal protein S2, whose product MSTNNPTFIDRLFKAGAHFGFKKSRRHPSVAPYLYTTKDGSDIFDLEKVTALLDTAKETIKEAGLHGKTVLFVSTKDEASKLVKAAAEKVEAPYVTNRWIGGMLTNFSEIKKRINRLEALTHEKESGELERKYTKKERVVIGREIDKLSFNFFGISKITRMPDLMVVVDPRHDEIAVTEALDKGIATMAIMSSDCDASKITYPVVVNDSLQSSVSLILDELVASYEEGKAAYVPKAPEPRKSAPRR is encoded by the coding sequence ATGTCAACCAATAACCCAACATTCATCGACCGTCTCTTCAAGGCTGGAGCACACTTCGGTTTCAAGAAGAGCCGTCGTCATCCAAGTGTTGCGCCGTACCTCTACACAACCAAGGACGGTAGCGATATTTTTGATCTTGAAAAGGTAACTGCACTCCTAGATACCGCTAAGGAAACTATCAAGGAAGCTGGTCTTCACGGCAAGACTGTGCTCTTTGTCAGCACTAAGGACGAAGCGTCTAAGCTCGTAAAGGCTGCTGCAGAAAAGGTAGAAGCACCATACGTAACCAATCGTTGGATTGGTGGTATGCTCACTAACTTCAGTGAAATCAAGAAGCGTATCAATCGTCTTGAAGCGCTTACACACGAAAAGGAGTCAGGTGAACTGGAACGCAAGTACACTAAGAAGGAACGTGTGGTAATCGGTCGCGAAATCGACAAGCTCTCATTCAATTTCTTCGGTATCTCGAAGATTACTCGTATGCCAGACCTTATGGTAGTGGTTGACCCACGTCATGATGAAATCGCTGTTACCGAAGCGCTTGATAAAGGAATTGCAACAATGGCTATCATGAGCTCAGACTGTGATGCTTCAAAGATTACGTACCCAGTAGTGGTAAACGACTCACTCCAGAGCAGCGTGTCACTTATTCTCGACGAACTTGTTGCGTCATACGAAGAAGGGAAGGCAGCGTACGTGCCTAAGGCACCAGAACCACGAAAGTCAGCACCTCGCCGATAG
- a CDS encoding transketolase family protein, producing MYAEHLQPNLASGDVEKVPTRHGYGDGLLEAGKRDERIVALCCDLTESTQTHKFANEFPHRFVQVGIAEQSMASVASGMAAMGKIPFIASYAMFSPGRSWEQIRTTICYNNSNVKVVGAHAGVSVGPDGATHQAIEDMAIMRVIPNMVVIAPADVHEARKATLAAAKYDGPVYFRLGRSATPVVTTPETPFEIGKAQVMYLRDAAHEQTVGIVVTGSLLFNAIKAAEELNAAGIGASVLHMATIKPLDTEALLSFANEHKTLVTVEEHQITGGLGSAVAEYLSSVRPTKIARVGVKDRFGESGEPDELISHFGMDVPGIVAAAKEVIG from the coding sequence ATGTACGCCGAACATCTACAACCAAATCTTGCGTCAGGAGACGTAGAAAAAGTACCAACTCGCCACGGCTATGGTGATGGGCTCTTAGAGGCAGGGAAACGCGATGAGCGCATTGTGGCACTTTGTTGTGATCTGACTGAGTCTACACAGACACATAAGTTTGCCAATGAATTCCCGCATCGTTTTGTGCAGGTTGGTATTGCGGAGCAGAGTATGGCTTCAGTGGCATCAGGTATGGCGGCAATGGGTAAGATTCCATTTATTGCATCGTACGCAATGTTTTCTCCAGGTCGCAGCTGGGAGCAAATCCGCACGACGATTTGTTACAACAACAGCAATGTAAAAGTGGTTGGTGCGCACGCTGGTGTGTCGGTTGGTCCTGATGGCGCTACGCACCAAGCGATTGAGGATATGGCGATTATGCGCGTCATTCCAAACATGGTGGTAATTGCGCCAGCCGATGTACATGAAGCGCGTAAGGCAACCTTGGCTGCTGCCAAGTATGACGGCCCGGTTTATTTCCGTCTTGGACGTAGTGCGACGCCGGTAGTTACTACGCCTGAAACGCCATTTGAGATTGGTAAGGCACAGGTGATGTATTTGCGTGATGCTGCACATGAGCAGACGGTCGGTATTGTGGTGACTGGCTCACTCCTTTTCAACGCGATTAAAGCAGCTGAAGAATTAAACGCTGCTGGTATTGGTGCGTCTGTGCTCCATATGGCCACCATTAAGCCGCTTGATACTGAAGCGCTTCTCTCGTTTGCGAATGAGCATAAGACGCTCGTGACTGTTGAAGAACATCAGATTACTGGTGGGCTTGGTAGCGCGGTCGCAGAGTATCTCTCTAGCGTCCGTCCAACCAAGATTGCTCGAGTTGGGGTGAAGGACCGCTTCGGTGAGTCTGGCGAGCCAGATGAACTGATTTCGCACTTCGGTATGGATGTGCCTGGGATTGTGGCAGCGGCGAAAGAGGTGATTGGATAG
- the tsf gene encoding elongation factor Ts (EF-Ts; functions during elongation stage of protein translation; forms a dimer; associates with EF-Tu-GDP complex and promotes exchange of GDP to GTP resulting in regeneration of the active form of EF-Tu), giving the protein MEITSAQLKELREKTGISVMQCKKALEEAGGDMEKAVIILKKKRSEAAEKKSDRELGAGAVGAYVHNTNEVAAMVLLACETDFVSKNEEFVALAKDIAMHVAATNPTYVSKDQLPADALEKAKEVFAPELEGKPEEMKEKIMEGKLNSYFKDQILMEQDFIKNPDTTIGEMVSGAVQKFGENVSIAQVSRLSVK; this is encoded by the coding sequence ATGGAAATTACTTCAGCACAACTTAAAGAATTGCGTGAAAAGACTGGCATCTCAGTGATGCAGTGTAAGAAGGCACTTGAAGAAGCTGGTGGTGACATGGAAAAGGCGGTCATCATTCTTAAGAAGAAGCGAAGCGAAGCGGCAGAGAAGAAGTCTGACCGTGAGCTCGGCGCTGGCGCTGTTGGTGCGTACGTGCATAATACTAATGAAGTAGCAGCGATGGTGCTCCTTGCGTGTGAAACTGACTTCGTGTCAAAGAACGAAGAGTTTGTAGCGCTTGCAAAGGATATTGCCATGCACGTAGCAGCGACTAATCCTACCTATGTTTCAAAGGATCAGCTTCCTGCTGATGCACTTGAAAAAGCAAAGGAAGTATTTGCTCCTGAGCTAGAAGGAAAGCCAGAAGAGATGAAGGAGAAAATCATGGAAGGTAAGCTCAACTCTTACTTCAAGGATCAGATTCTTATGGAACAGGATTTCATCAAGAATCCAGACACTACTATCGGTGAAATGGTGAGTGGTGCGGTGCAGAAGTTTGGTGAGAATGTTTCAATCGCTCAAGTTTCTCGCTTGTCTGTAAAATAA